The stretch of DNA TTTCTCTATTTCATCCGGACTGAACGACAATTTTTCGTTATCTTTGTCGTTCTCTTGTTCCATATCGGATTTCCCACCCTTACGCTTCTTGTTCTTTCGCTCAATAACTCCGAAAGCCTGTGAAATACGTCgcacattaaaataatacgctctttaaacagaaaaaagatctcgtattgaataattattgatgAGACAGAAAGAGACTTACGACTGCTTGCACGATGAAGAGACCGTCGACCGACGGGTTCGTTGGATCCGCAGGCACTAACTTCGTGTTGTTGCATTTGTGCTTCACCTTCATGTGAGCTGTAGCTTGGTATGCAACCGCATATCTCATCTCGCACAGCGAACATCCAAAACGCTTCAATCCGTGAGCCTTCATCAGATGTTCCAGAAGGAAGCCGGCCTTGACGAAACGCTTCTTACAATGCGCACAGAACAAATTCTTGCTGCTCTCCGCGAAACTGCACTCTTTAATGTGCTCCTTCAGCGTGTTCGAGTTCAGCGCCGTGTAACTGCACTCCAGATAACCGCATTTGTACAGCTCACATCCGCTATAACCGGTGTCTTTGATGTCGTCCAAAGTCAAAGGTTCCTCCAACTGCGCGGTCCGGGCAGCTGCCTCTTCCGGGCAGAAGGCGCTCTTATCCTCGACAACGCCGCACGGCGCAAATTGCTTTTTCACCTCGGCATTTTCCTCGGAAAGCTCGGCCGCTTGATCCGCATCGTCCTCGCCGTTTCCCTTATCGCTCTCGATATCCAAGATCTCAATGTCACTGTCCTCTGTTTTGTTAGCGGACACCGCGTTACTCTTAAACGTGTTTCCAGCAAGGCTGATGAGATTCTTAAAGAATTCAGGATTATCGAGAAGATTGGTATTGACAAACTCGTCGTCGTAATTTATCTCGCTCGACGACTCTAACGAGTCCTTCGTGCCGGAATCGTCCGTGCACGACAGCAACTCCGACTTGTGAAAGGTCTGCTTCCTGACGTGGTTCTTCGCCTTTTCCTTCTGCTGCAACCCTAACGATTGCAAAACTTTAGTTTCAGTCTGTTTCTCAGTAGCACTGTTACTCATGTTTTCCGTCACGTTGACAGGACATGTGTCTTTAGAgtgtttcattaaaatattaggcAACAAGTTACTTGGCGACTTTAACTGCTCTTTATTCAAAGCAGCTTCAGCATTTGGTGACATTATAGGAGGAATCTGGTCGTTCTTTGCGTCTTGTGCACTCTTTGCGGTCTCATCAACATTCACAAGCGTGGTTTCATCCAGCTTTATGAAGTCATCGAAATTTCGTAATAAAAGTTGTTCTACAACGGGCTTTTCAATTGTTGGCTGAAATTTAATTGCGATCAAACAATAAGCACATTGtacaaaacaattatttaaattatttattgaagtatactgattgttttatttaataaaatgcgtattttcgtttattttaatcaataattaattttgacaattataCCATTGAAGGAAGCGAGCGCTCGAGACTCTGAGGCAGCCGGTTGCAGTGGGCGACGCTCAAATGTTGATGCATTTCGATTAAAGTCTCCGTGCCGaatatgcaatataaacaTTGGAATATGGAAAACCCGTGCCGCTTGTAGTGCTGTAAGTGTTCAAATGAGCAACTCAATTGCAGCTTCGCTTTCTTTAGCGATAGTAAATCGATAGGAAGAAAATACTTACGGGTATAAGCAATTCTATTGTCGCAAAACTAGTGGTACACACATGACACGAGTACATAGGATGAGAGGTTGGATGTCTCGTTTTTAAGTGCATCATAAATGTCttaagtacataaaaaaactTGCCGCAGCCTGCAAGCAAAACCATTGATCGGTAAACGCTATTTTGAATGCTAGTGATTACAAAATCAGAATCAAAATCTTAAATTGAActtatttcttactttttgtagagaagaaaaaattacaagtaaaTGTACTGAGttcgtttaaataaaaaaaaattttttaattcatccaaacaaaaaatatatgactcGGGCAACTTTCGctgatatataaaacatatataaaaagctAACGACGTACCTTCGTATGTGCACACGAATGGCTTTATGTTAGTGTTGCGATTGATTTCTTCGTCTTTTTGAATCGGCTTCAGTAGTTTACCTATTATAATGGAATACTTTCTGCCGGGATGACAAGTCACCTAGAAAATATCGAGATCggcaaaatgtattattttctttattatactaatttaaaaaaaaaagtcaagcATTACTTGATGTTGCTGAACGTAAGACTTTGCGACGGCTCGATAAAAGCAATAAGCACACTGGTATCGACAATGGCTGTGTCTCTCCCACAAGTGAGCTTCCATGTAAGTCCAACTCTTCATGGATATGCAGCAATAGGCGCACTTCTGAAAATCGTACGGCGGCACGGTCTTCAGCTTTTTGGTCTCCTTCTCGTGGAAATTGTAGTGTTCGCTGTACACGGCGAGTGAGTCGCTCGCGAAGTCGCAGTCGCGGCCCATGCATTTGTAGAAGCACGCCAGCTTCTCGTCCGTCAGCATCGACGCGTACGCGATTACAGATTTCAGCTTGACCACGGCGGTCGGGATTGCAACGTCTTTAGATTTAGTGCTGAATATAGATGATGAACCCCTCGTGGGATTCGTGCACAGCACCTTCACCACTTTGTAATTCACGTTCGACGGGCTCACCGATGAAACGGTCACCGGCAGCGTCGTCGGAGAAACGGTCGCCGGAATGGTAGAGAAATTCGTGACCAGATGAGTGGTGGACTTCGAGATGGATGCTGGCAGATCTTTCATCGGAATCAGCGTCACGTGATCCGACGTGGCGATGGGCGTGATACTCGCGGTCGGCATCGGCGCTAATACATTTATCTTCTTCAGTATCAAAGGCTGTTTGGGCTTCTTGATGATGGATATCCCTTTGTTTTTCGTAGGAGAGGTCTCGACTGCCTTTCTAATGTCGTTTACCTGATAGGACAACGTAAAAAATTCGAATAAGGATACGATGGATGAATGGACAGGATGCGACGATTGCGGCTAAATGCTGAtgttttataaacaaattcaCTTACAATAGGATTTTCAACTGCAGTTTCATTATTCTCGGAATTTGCTGCAAGGCTAACTACGTTCTCGATCTTTAAGAACGAGCACTCTTCTTCTGTATCCGTCTGTGGTGCGTCTATGGCGGTGTCTGGCTGAATTTTATCTGACAATCACATAATTTTAcccattatttattaagtaatacttataatatgttaattaataaagactGAGTTTACATTAATCAGCAGAATTTCTTGAGAGCTATTCAGAATACTATTTACAACAGAAATGTTTCGATTACTCATCAGTATTACCTggcatattattttgattattctgAGATGACAAGGAAAGTTTGTCGCCGCTCAATCGCCTGAATCTGAGGAAATTCATGGACTGATTGGCGTCGTTGTACGCCATCGACGACTCCTGCAGTGTTCCGACGTTCTGCTGTTTCGACAGCAAATGCTTGACATAAGAAACAACGTCCGGCGTTTTCGAGATTGATAAATCAGAATCAGTCTTGATTTCAGGTCCGGTCTTGGTCTGCGGCGTGACGTCAATATTCGCTGGCTCGGTCGCCGGCTCCAACGGTTTCGCGTTTTGAAGCTGCGCGGCTAGTCTTTGAATTGTCGTCGCCATCGACGACAGCGCGTTCATGCTCGACGTTTCCTTCAGAATCTTGTTGACGTCGGCAGGTTCCGCGTCTGACTGCTCGCTGCTGGAGTCCGTGTCGAAGATCGGCGCCGAACGCTCGCGGTCGCTGGCCTCGTCGTCGCTCTCGACGTCGTCCTTACTTGAATCCATAATCGCGAGAGGATCTCGGATCTTCGTATCAACTTGACCGTCCGTCTCGTTCGCCATCTCGGGTTTATCGACAATCAACAGTTCCGTAGATAAAGAGGGAGTCTCTTGACCGTTTGGTTTGCTCGAAGTTACGAGAGGCAACGAGAGGTTTTCCTGCGCTTCCGGAATGTCCGCTGACGCATTGCACTCGGTGGGAGAGCTGACAACCACGTCCGTGCGCATCTTGTTCTGCAGCTTGTCTATTATGGATAAACCTGGCTTAGATTGATTCTTCAGGATGCCTATATTGTCGGCGATCTCCTGCATCTTTTTCTGTCGTTCCCGTTGTATCTCGTCATCCTTGTTCTCCAGCTCCGGCGGGCAAACAAACACGCTTAGATTACCGGTGCTCACCGACCCTTCCGGTTCTCCTTGAAATTCTCTCGATTTATCAAGATCAGTTGTCTCTTCCTTGATCTCGATGTTCTCCTCGGGTTTCGGTTGGCACAGAATGGATTCTTCGCTGATATTATTGTCACCTTGAGATTTGCTCATCCTTTCGGCAACCGTCGGCATCGGCTCATCATTGCGCACTATGTTCTCGAGTTCGGAAATTTCTGGCTTCGTTTCCTCGAAGAAGAAAGAATCATTCGCGGATGTAGACTCGGTCGATTTCTCGCTGGATCTTGCGGCGTGCGCGACAGGTACGGCTAGCGACATGTTGATCTTCAGAATTTCATTATTCGCTTTATTTCGATGCCAAAATGCAACGTGGGCCGCCACATTGGCCCGCTTTAGCTGCACGTAATTGCATTTGCGACACAGGTAGCCGTAAACGCCGTTCTCCTTCGGAAGAGCGTCCTCGGTCACGACATTGTTGAACGTGTCGGTGGGTTTGCGACATATTTTGTAATAGTGCGTCTTCATGGACGCCTTGGCCACCGCCTGATAAGAGCACTTGTTGCAATGGAATCTGTATTCACCGGTGTGCGTGGTGCAGTGCTCGTAGAACGCTTCGAGCGCAACGTCCGCCGCCCCTTCCGTAACAAAATAGCAAAATCTGCAGCGAAACTTGCACACCTGACTCGCGACCGTGGTCTCCGTCGCGGGAACCGCGATCGCCATCGCGGCCAGGGCGTTCACCAGCTTGAAACGCGAGATGAGAACCTCTTTTCCGGGATGATTCATCTTGTAATGGTGAACGATGTTCTTGCCCGAATAAAGGCACAGTAAACATTTGTACTTATTCTGGCATGTTCCGTCAAACGCATAGTTCATCAGCCGCTCGGCGTCCATCTTGCGGAACGCCTCCTCCATCTGTTCGTCGTAGAGAATCTTCGGTGGTTGCTTCTCCACAGTTTCGTCCGCGGTGGTGGCAACAGCTTCACTTGGCGCGGCGACAGCAGCACTTGATGCGGCGACAGCAGGACTTGATGCGGCGACAGCAGCACTTGATGCGACGACGGCAGCGCTTTCTGGCACGGTAGTGCTTTCCATTTCTTCTGGAATCAACGGCTTACCATCGTCGATAGAAAGCAGAGAGTCGTTCAAATTCCCTTCTTCTTCTGTGTTCAATAATTCCGACAATGCGAGATCATTTAATTCCTTGTAGTCTTCAATATCGGTGTTATCCGTTTTTATAAGCGGTTTAATATCTTCACACTTGATTTGAATTGGCTCAAGTTTTACAACCGCATCGTTTAGAGAAAGGCTGTCCGCAGGATTCTCCATAAAAGTTTCCTCCGTCGTCGCACTGTTATCATTCGAATCGTTATTCGTCGAAATACTTGTTTCAACATTTGTGCTCTCGTCGATATTTGCTTGCGCGGATTTGACTGCCGAAGCggccttcttcttcttctttttagTAGTTACTATTCCCATCTGCCAACTGggcttcttctttttccttttcgtTGGTTTCTTCACGCTTGTCTCCGTGATCGCCAACGGATCGTTCATATCCTCGTCGACGTCCGCATCGCTGCCTTTGTCCGTCGACGTATTCATCGTCGCCGTCGGCACCAGTCCGACCAGAATGTTGCTCAATAGATCCTCCCTGGCGCACGTTCTAGCTGCGCCGCCACTCGTTCTCTTTCTGGCTGTCGTGCTGCTCGACATAGAGATGTCCGATATCATGCTGTCCTCGTCCGTAAGATACATTCCGTCCTCGCTCTTGTCCTCATTCAGTCGCGACTTTTTCGACCCCTTCGACATTCGTTTGCCCTTGTTTTTGCGCTTCAAACTCGCCATCGTGTCTACCGAGTCCTGATCGGAGTTCTTCTCCGGCCGAAGAGAGACGTCCACCGCCGCGGCCAGTTCGGCCACATCTATGCTGAAGCTCTCGTCGGAAGAACTGTCGAACATGCCTTTGGACAAATCTACCTTCGAGATATCTGTCTTTTCCATAACCACCCGCGGTTCTTTCAAAATGTCCTTGTGCAGGACACGTTTGGATCTGCGAAGTATAGATTCGTCGCCGTGATCTTCCTCTTGATTCGGCGTGCTGCCGATATTCAACAGCTTTTCTGTCCGCAGAGCCAGCGGTTGATCCTCCTCGGTGTCGGAGTTCGGAACGAGTTCTTTGGAGCGCAGGCTACGAAGCGGCCGTTTAACGTCCTTCTTACTTTTGCTTTTCGATTTGCTCGACTCCCCGGCAGCGCGAGATCGCAAGGATTTCTTCGACTTGCTCGCCGCCGACTCGTGCGTTTCAGCACTTGGTTCCGCAGCTTTCTTCTCGGCCGCGTTCGATGTCTCGTCTTTCTTAGAGCTCGAGCTTGGCGCTGATTGAGTCTCCTTCAATCGACACATCCGAAAACCTGTAGCTGTCACCACGTCATCGCTGATAAACATTTCCCTGATATCCTCCTGCAACATTTCCAAAGAATTCCTTCTCTTTGGCTTGATTTTCATCTTTGGTTTGTCGGTCGAATTTTCGTCAGGCTGGTCGTTCGCGGCGTTGGAAGTGGCAGATTCCACACCCTCGATCTGATTCTCATTCTGGCTCGTCGGCATTTCTGCATTATCCTTTCGTTGTTTCTCCGCAGAGGTTTCATCATGCTTGTCTTCGGCTCGCTTTTTCTCTTTACCGCTGCTTTCCAGACGAGTGTCTGTTTGCTTGTCACCTTCCGCCTGATCATCGATCTTCTCATTGTCATCTTGGTTCTTCTCACTTTCCTTctgcaaatgcaaatttttatcttggTCGTTTTTATCTACTTGAACGTCGCGCTCTTTGCCGCTAGTTTTCAACAAACAGTCGTCTTTCTTTGCGGTAACATCGTTGGATACCGTCGCTTCGACTCTTTCTTCAGAACCCTTGGAATCTGTAGAAACTGCGGAAACCGGTTCTATTCCTTCGTTATTCGCATCATTGCCGGTATTTAATACTTCGAGTCTGTCCGCGAGAGATTCATCTTCCGAGCTGTCAGACACAATTATTCGTCTCTTCTTTTTAGGCGTTTTCCTCGCTTCATCCTTGTCCGAACACTCCGAAGAATCCGACTCGATAATCTTCTTGAGTTTCTTGAATTTCTCCTCTTTCAATAGCTTCTGTATCAGCTTCGCTTCCTCGACCAACTTCTTACCTTCGCCAGACTCAAACGACTTTCTAATTAATGATTCGATCCATTCTTGTGTAAGATTCTCATTGGGCTTCGATCCGTCCGCTTCCAGCTCATCCTTCTTGCTCTTCTCCGCGACATCATTGGACTTGGGATCGTCCGTTACGGAATCCGCTTCGCCAATCTTCACCACGTTTCTGTCCACCTCCACGACGGGCGGATTCTCTCCTTTTTTCGCGACCTCGTCCTGCTGCTTAGACTGAACCGAATGCTTTGTTGCGCTCTTACTACCGTCACTACTGCTACTCACTTCGGAACTCGCGTCGTCTTTGCTCTTGCTTTCGGAACGCGATCTGttgctctttttcttcttattaacGCTCTTTGCACGCGACGATTTGAGCAAAGTGTTTTCAGCTTTCTTAATCTCGCTGATAGGACGAAGCGGTTGCGGCTCACATCGCTTGATCTTAGGAATCTTAAAATTCTGCAGGCCGGAGCTCTGAGTGGCATCGACCGCGCCGTAAAGATTGCGACCATTCAATTGCGACTGCAACCTGTCTTTCAGCGAGTTAATTTTATCCGCCTTCTCTTTCTCAGATAACTTCTGCGACGATGACTTCGACTTCTCCTTTAACGTCGTAGTCGTAGTagtcgtcgttgtcgttgcCGCTGTCGTGGTCGTTGCTGTCGTCGGCGTTACTGTAGTCGTCGTTGctgtcgttgtcgtcgtcggcCGTTTTCTGGGATCTCTCTCGTTGTGAGGCGCGTCTTTGGTTTTGCTCGATGAGTGTTTATCTTTGGCAAGCCGCGGATCTCGGGCAGAAACGCTGGCTTCTTTGGTCTGATTCGGGCTCGTCGCGTTGTGTTCCGGACGAACGCGCGGATCCCGATTCGGGAAACGATTCGGATTCTCCCGATCAGAATGGCCGTCTCGCGATGACCAATCGGATCGGCGGGCATCGCGATTAAAACCGGGTCTCGTTTCCGACCTGTTTCTCTCGTTGTTGTAGTATCCTCTGCCTCTGTTAGATCTGCTCCCGCCCCACGTGCAAGGTGTACTAGGTCGCGTATACGGAGTGCTCGTGGAATTATCCTGAATTCCGCAAGGAATCACACTTTCGTAAGGCGCCTGGCCCACTCTGTTAGCGGGAGCTTCCCAGGTAGGCCTCACGTGAGGATAATCCACTGGTCTGTCGACCGAGAAGGCTGAATCGTACGGTCCTTGATTCATTTGAAATCCTCTGTACTGCGGCGCGACCGGGAATCCAGACGGAGTCATGTGATCTTGCGATCGCGGCGTAGGAGTGATCAATGGTCTAGGACCGACGGGTAAAGTCGGAAATTGCGGCCTGAATTGCGGCTCCATTGCTGGGTGCTGATAGGGATGCTGGATGGGCGATTGCAAAGGTGGATTGGACATTCCGGGGAAGACGGAAGATGCCCACTGCGTATTGGCGAATTGATGATCGGTGCTGGGCACGGCCGAAGGCGACCAATGCATCGGGTTTACATGCATATTGTAATAGTCGACGCCATCTATCACAAATTCGCTATCCTGTCTGAGCGGCGCGGGTTCCTTCCGCGTCTCCGGCGGCATGCTCGAACGTCTCTGATACAACGGAGCGTCCGGCTTATTCGAGGCATTGATAAAAACCGGTATCTGAGATGGCGCTTCATCGGAATGTCCAGCGACCTGTTTATCTCTCGCGATCTCGTGGCTGTGCGCGTCTCGTTGGCGCGGATGCCTCTCGTAATTATCCGCGTAGCGCGGCTCTGGCGGCTTGGGACCCGGAAAAGGCGACCGATGATCGCTCGATTTCGCGACATTCGACGTGGGTTTCCTAGCAGGCAAATGTATCGTATGCCTACCGGCGTTCTCGCCCGTTTTATTCTTCTCGGCGTTACCCTCGTCGTTCAGCAGCTCGGCTAAGTCCTCCATGGACAGCGGCGGCACGCTTGAGACGGGTGGCGGTGGTGGTGATAGCAGAAGCGGTATCGACGGCGGCTTCGACGCGCTGTGGCTGTCCTTCGATTTCGATGGCGTGACACTGGATGACGACCTCGCGAACAGTATCTCGGGATCGGGAGAGTTGAGTCTCACCTCCGGAACGTTCACAGGTGACTCCGGTCTGGCAATGTTGCCGGTTATTATGCTTAGATTCAGCCTGTTTTTCTCCAAAACCGACGTCAATCTCCTGGAACCGCCGAGGGAAGGCACTGGAACGGTCGGTATATTACGCGAGTCCAACGCGTAACTCCTGCTGTCGCTGGTCTTTTGCGGTAGATTGCTACTGACCAATCTCGCCGCGGTCGACACGTCGGGAGCCAGCGTCGGTTGCCGATCGCCTCTGCTCCTTGCGTTATGCGTCTCCGATTCTTCCAACATATCCCACTCGCAGAACGTAACGTCGTCCGAGAAGTCGACCGGGGTATTTATATTGCCCGGCCGATCACTAATCGTGATAACCGGTATTACCTTTTGTTTTGCTTGTTGTCTATGATTTTCGGACGAATTGTAACGTTCCGTGGGAATTTCTATAGGCAGAATTTGGCAATCAGGACTGGAAGACCCGGCAGCATCCGGACTCTGCGGTGTCTCTTCTATTATATCTGCGTCGTCCTCCGCATTTTGCGGTTCCTCCGTATTTTGCGATTCCTTCGCTTTTTTACTCTGAGAAGACTCTTCATCTTCCGGCaaactaaaaattacaaaaactcTTCATTGTTTTCACATGACAGAAGACtccaaaacaattttcatttcgAGTGTTTATTAtgaatgtttattaaaaatctgttgcaaataaaaatattaaaactatttaattttgacacaTATATGCATTATTCAGTATATAAATCGAATTGTAATAGTGATGAATGGTTTTATACGTGTTATACGTTATATACGTGATTTTATACgttatatacgtgtatatcagaagttataaaaattatctgcaCTTTCGTGCTTttctaataacttttttagCAATGTAACACTTACGTTGAAGATTGCGCGGTGTTATTATCATCGTTGTTTGGGAACAATTCTCTGCAACTCGTATTTGTCGACATGTTTCCCTGAAACTCGTGTccaattagaataattaaaatacaaaagtcaAACATGCACTACGGAAGCCTAAAAACACCAAAACTATAAGGAAACAACTATAAGGAAACAAGGAAAACAATTGACATTACAGATATAAATGTCGGTCACTATtctaaagaataaaacaaatttgttcGCAATTTCTTGTACTTTtatagcgaattttttttttaattatacattgaaACCAATGTAtgcaaagtaaatttttccacgataacaaattatacagattgcataaatatagaattttcaaAAACCTTGATAATACAATTTCcataacaattttgaaattacacAATTTTGCATTGTAAGACAAAAGATGCAAATATGATAGAATTgtgataattttgtatattaccTTATCTTGTTTTATATCTGTTATATCAGAAGAAAAATGcgaaaacaatatttacaaaatatgctGCTTAAAACAATTAGGAAATTACTATTATTGCAATTTCAAATGTGTCACATAACTTAATAGATCTTCAGttttaaatagttttcttAATCCGCACATAATTTTAACGCTTAGTAAATACAATACATCAGTAATTACCATATCTTTCtcatatttcttttacaaatatatttttacaaaattgtagaAAGGAATAATTCTTAATTGTTTTGAACAATGTATTAACATACATAAATGggatataacaatttataaacgaGATTTAACGAAAAAACAAAAGCAGAGAATATGGACAGAATAAATATGTGCAG from Linepithema humile isolate Giens D197 chromosome 2, Lhum_UNIL_v1.0, whole genome shotgun sequence encodes:
- the LOC105679121 gene encoding uncharacterized protein isoform X7, coding for MEQEEYDKKFAEMHKYIPFLKVMIARLQNVKDKDTCREVQLQKMESLLEILTTQKNRLKIETLQRCEDVLYKLYNKMGKFQGNMSTNTSCRELFPNNDDNNTAQSSTLPEDEESSQSKKAKESQNTEEPQNAEDDADIIEETPQSPDAAGSSSPDCQILPIEIPTERYNSSENHRQQAKQKVIPVITISDRPGNINTPVDFSDDVTFCEWDMLEESETHNARSRGDRQPTLAPDVSTAARLVSSNLPQKTSDSRSYALDSRNIPTVPVPSLGGSRRLTSVLEKNRLNLSIITGNIARPESPVNVPEVRLNSPDPEILFARSSSSVTPSKSKDSHSASKPPSIPLLLSPPPPPVSSVPPLSMEDLAELLNDEGNAEKNKTGENAGRHTIHLPARKPTSNVAKSSDHRSPFPGPKPPEPRYADNYERHPRQRDAHSHEIARDKQVAGHSDEAPSQIPVFINASNKPDAPLYQRRSSMPPETRKEPAPLRQDSEFVIDGVDYYNMHVNPMHWSPSAVPSTDHQFANTQWASSVFPGMSNPPLQSPIQHPYQHPAMEPQFRPQFPTLPVGPRPLITPTPRSQDHMTPSGFPVAPQYRGFQMNQGPYDSAFSVDRPVDYPHVRPTWEAPANRVGQAPYESVIPCGIQDNSTSTPYTRPSTPCTWGGSRSNRGRGYYNNERNRSETRPGFNRDARRSDWSSRDGHSDRENPNRFPNRDPRVRPEHNATSPNQTKEASVSARDPRLAKDKHSSSKTKDAPHNERDPRKRPTTTTTATTTTVTPTTATTTTAATTTTTTTTTTLKEKSKSSSQKLSEKEKADKINSLKDRLQSQLNGRNLYGAVDATQSSGLQNFKIPKIKRCEPQPLRPISEIKKAENTLLKSSRAKSVNKKKKSNRSRSESKSKDDASSEVSSSSDGSKSATKHSVQSKQQDEVAKKGENPPVVEVDRNVVKIGEADSVTDDPKSNDVAEKSKKDELEADGSKPNENLTQEWIESLIRKSFESGEGKKLVEEAKLIQKLLKEEKFKKLKKIIESDSSECSDKDEARKTPKKKRRIIVSDSSEDESLADRLEVLNTGNDANNEGIEPVSAVSTDSKGSEERVEATVSNDVTAKKDDCLLKTSGKERDVQVDKNDQDKNLHLQKESEKNQDDNEKIDDQAEGDKQTDTRLESSGKEKKRAEDKHDETSAEKQRKDNAEMPTSQNENQIEGVESATSNAANDQPDENSTDKPKMKIKPKRRNSLEMLQEDIREMFISDDVVTATGFRMCRLKETQSAPSSSSKKDETSNAAEKKAAEPSAETHESAASKSKKSLRSRAAGESSKSKSKSKKDVKRPLRSLRSKELVPNSDTEEDQPLALRTEKLLNIGSTPNQEEDHGDESILRRSKRVLHKDILKEPRVVMEKTDISKVDLSKGMFDSSSDESFSIDVAELAAAVDVSLRPEKNSDQDSVDTMASLKRKNKGKRMSKGSKKSRLNEDKSEDGMYLTDEDSMISDISMSSSTTARKRTSGGAARTCAREDLLSNILVGLVPTATMNTSTDKGSDADVDEDMNDPLAITETSVKKPTKRKKKKPSWQMGIVTTKKKKKKAASAVKSAQANIDESTNVETSISTNNDSNDNSATTEETFMENPADSLSLNDAVVKLEPIQIKCEDIKPLIKTDNTDIEDYKELNDLALSELLNTEEEGNLNDSLLSIDDGKPLIPEEMESTTVPESAAVVASSAAVAASSPAVAASSAAVAAPSEAVATTADETVEKQPPKILYDEQMEEAFRKMDAERLMNYAFDGTCQNKYKCLLCLYSGKNIVHHYKMNHPGKEVLISRFKLVNALAAMAIAVPATETTVASQVCKFRCRFCYFVTEGAADVALEAFYEHCTTHTGEYRFHCNKCSYQAVAKASMKTHYYKICRKPTDTFNNVVTEDALPKENGVYGYLCRKCNYVQLKRANVAAHVAFWHRNKANNEILKINMSLAVPVAHAARSSEKSTESTSANDSFFFEETKPEISELENIVRNDEPMPTVAERMSKSQGDNNISEESILCQPKPEENIEIKEETTDLDKSREFQGEPEGSVSTGNLSVFVCPPELENKDDEIQRERQKKMQEIADNIGILKNQSKPGLSIIDKLQNKMRTDVVVSSPTECNASADIPEAQENLSLPLVTSSKPNGQETPSLSTELLIVDKPEMANETDGQVDTKIRDPLAIMDSSKDDVESDDEASDRERSAPIFDTDSSSEQSDAEPADVNKILKETSSMNALSSMATTIQRLAAQLQNAKPLEPATEPANIDVTPQTKTGPEIKTDSDLSISKTPDVVSYVKHLLSKQQNVGTLQESSMAYNDANQSMNFLRFRRLSGDKLSLSSQNNQNNMPDKIQPDTAIDAPQTDTEEECSFLKIENVVSLAANSENNETAVENPIVNDIRKAVETSPTKNKGISIIKKPKQPLILKKINVLAPMPTASITPIATSDHVTLIPMKDLPASISKSTTHLVTNFSTIPATVSPTTLPVTVSSVSPSNVNYKVVKVLCTNPTRGSSSIFSTKSKDVAIPTAVVKLKSVIAYASMLTDEKLACFYKCMGRDCDFASDSLAVYSEHYNFHEKETKKLKTVPPYDFQKCAYCCISMKSWTYMEAHLWERHSHCRYQCAYCFYRAVAKSYVQQHQVTCHPGRKYSIIIGKLLKPIQKDEEINRNTNIKPFVCTYEGCGKFFYVLKTFMMHLKTRHPTSHPMYSCHVCTTSFATIELLIPHYKRHGFSIFQCLYCIFGTETLIEMHQHLSVAHCNRLPQSLERSLPSMPTIEKPVVEQLLLRNFDDFIKLDETTLVNVDETAKSAQDAKNDQIPPIMSPNAEAALNKEQLKSPSNLLPNILMKHSKDTCPVNVTENMSNSATEKQTETKVLQSLGLQQKEKAKNHVRKQTFHKSELLSCTDDSGTKDSLESSSEINYDDEFVNTNLLDNPEFFKNLISLAGNTFKSNAVSANKTEDSDIEILDIESDKGNGEDDADQAAELSEENAEVKKQFAPCGVVEDKSAFCPEEAAARTAQLEEPLTLDDIKDTGYSGCELYKCGYLECSYTALNSNTLKEHIKECSFAESSKNLFCAHCKKRFVKAGFLLEHLMKAHGLKRFGCSLCEMRYAVAYQATAHMKVKHKCNNTKLVPADPTNPSVDGLFIVQAVAFGVIERKNKKRKGGKSDMEQENDKDNEKLSFSPDEIEKLPRRAIYNREVHCAVCPYTTKVRTNIVRHLQLHAKDETVPETGPVNPVPCLDKKEKMFDKMVNLASSSHQNGRMGAKSKETVKEIEEDDSIPKFVPEHKRYVCSVTECNYLTVDEAMLRYHLKALHSEEPYFRCPHCPPPPPGQESQNIAIDKMGVHLKMHDTRLYKCSHCNHHHYHSIEMPSRHVVERHLTDKHSEKRPFVKVVRELESTENVQQPVQEETEEEVPDPDGNHWKCNLCEYKCVYKADIAGHADTAHSENCQYKCTLCSFKTNGKILFEQHVSSKHANDSNADYTAVYRRIKGVNKRNAEVAEQGVQEEPFDTTPLWRRSMPRIRHIRGILLEEEEEQEKREAETLATSEASPVPPKVSSKRKSETDISKIPAKIKSTGKSISLDENNKQSKEKSKRSLSCEKLPGEAGETTEKQVAKEGAQSKANKKSTEHSKAIELSDVNDSDIGRFGPYGKPEGNMYVCTLCPSNQDSPSKPFKTKYKHDMRDHLYRELNYARWHCKTCGYLSVNRNALMQHFGKRHSGESADHEPLSPDNAIEDWVTTLLSKQTEIIKATIKQMNLASKNANTSVGTSSSNVNNANSPIKIQPDKRTVNLSSAISNLQSDILQDTNRSIDSDDGDDLVIDIKDDESFEKSSGSEDKSEKWFNVSEASEKNLEAISCKHCKTKCANLRGLKMHVQVAHLKRFGYLCFYCTWTNNSETLMRQHVRLEHPDQPEKFIHNPRAWGKPKLTNEFWEKEYGLDFSNPNLLLKSKKRKVEEMNDAGSSHRLYMREKCKVCGFVAMNYTGLKAHMRTHTGPKHSLKCSYCTYSCSFKPELQEHWEVNHSSLPFKFQERPSTAGSSSSETEKSPKKQKIDMIYEVEEVEEERVPVHQQASIVIYRCYYCNNRSPSLESVKRHWSLMHKESKSPEGTSHAKIVLPFRYSEIHLPFSKLPAKESAKNVESPRDFAKQSAESTSSAVQRHGWVCRWCHEFCETDNDRMAHHNMFHSHLPQNFTWEEQQQQQQQQQEEEEQQQQQKKEEEEKADQSKSRRHLAKYMNLYFQHVHSGAATLRTRRRETCGFRD